A portion of the Parambassis ranga chromosome 22, fParRan2.1, whole genome shotgun sequence genome contains these proteins:
- the map4k5 gene encoding mitogen-activated protein kinase kinase kinase kinase 5 isoform X3, producing the protein MDIFPRPSGEIQRRNPQHDFELIQRVGSGTYGDVYKARNIQTGELAAVKIIKLEPGDDFSIIQQEIFMVKECMHHNIVAYFGSYLCREKLWICMEYCGGGSLQDIYHVTGPLSELQIAYVCRETIQGLGYLHTKGKMHRDIKGANILLTDNGDVKLADFGVAAKITATIAKRKSFIGTPYWMAPEVAAVEKNGGYNQLCDIWAVGITSIELAELQPPMFDLHPMRALFLMSKSSFQPPKLKDKNKWSAAFHNFVKVSLTKNPKKRPTAEKLLSHVFVSQTGLTRRLAVDLLDKMNNPDNHQHYSEVDDDDLEPLSAVRHTIRSTNKHGRSERTRSEIDFDKLQFEPPLWKETEAHSEMDVSKDNDFPSPWSPFAEGGITTRGHITHLEDAFEEVELSTLKPGVPPPLPPKPRLNSSSEEIGLNDEKSLTVRRFPNSENGPSQASRRQSTPEQGNKLDHSSPDFLSASVSSPGLLSHASDPDNDSEGSVNGGSPKPLPNRPHRKEKKEFPKPAINGLPPTPKVLMGACFSKVFDGCPLKINCATSWIHPDTKDQYLIFGTEDGIYTLNLNELHEATMEQLFPRKCTWLYVINNNLMSLSEGKTFQLYSHNLIGLFEQLKKPGLAAQFQTHRFPDKILPRRFALTTKIPDTKGCHKCCIVRNPYTGHKYLCGALQSGIVLLQWYEPMQRFMLIKHFDFPLPSPLKVFEMLVVPEQEYPLVCVAISQGTEPGQVVRFETINLNSCSSWFTEMGTSNQQVDAIHVTQLERDTVLVCLDQNLKIVNLQGRLKSNKKLASELSFDFCIESVVCLQDSVLAFWKHGMQGKSFKSNEVTQEISDPSRVFRLLGSDRVVVLESRPTDNPTAQSNLYILAGHENSY; encoded by the exons ATGGACATCTTCCCCCGGCCAAGCGGTGAAATCCAGAGGAGGAACCCTCAGCATGACTTCGAGCTCATTCAGAGGGTGGGAAGCGGTACATATGGAGACGTGTACAAG GCTCGAAACATTCAAACAGGAGAGCTTGCTGCTGTGAAGATCATAAAGTTGGAACCAG gGGATGACTTTTCCATCATTCAGCAGGAAATCTTCATGGTGAAGGAATGCATGCACCACAATATTGTGGCCTACTTTGGGAGCTACCTCTG TCGGGAGAAACTTTGGATATGTATGGAGTACTGTGGGGGAGGATCTCTGCAGGACATCTATCATG TGACCGGACCTCTGTCAGAGCTTCAGATTGCGTATGTCTGCAGAGAGACCATACAG GGTTTGGGATATCTTCACACCAAGGGCAAGATGCATCGTGACATTAAG GGTGCCAACATCCTCCTAACAGACAACGGTGATGTGAAGTTAG CTGACTTCGGAGTGGCAGCCAAAATAACAGCCACCATTGCCAAGAGAAAGTCCTTCATTGGAACACCTTATTG GATGGCTCCAGAAGTCGCAGCGGTGGAGAAGAACGGCGGGTACAACCAGCTGTGTGATATCTGGGCTGTTGGCATCACGTCCATCGAGCTGGCTGAGCTTCAGCCTCCGATGTTTGACCTGCATCCAATGAG GGCCCTGTTTCTGATGTCAAAGAGTAGCTTCCAGCCTCCGAAgctaaaagacaaaaacaaatg GTCTGCTGCCTTCCATAACTTTGTCAAAGTGTCTCTAACAAAGAATCCAAAGAAGCGGCCCACAGCGGAAAAACTTCTGTCG catgtgtttgtgtcccaGACGGGTTTGACGAGGAGGCTCGCTGTCGACCTTCTAGATAAGATGAACAACCCGGACAACCACCAGCATTACAGCGAAGTGGACGACGATGACCTTGAG CCCCTCTCTGCCGTCAGACACACCATCCGCTCCACCAACAAACACGGCAGATCGGAGAGGACGCGCTCAGAGATTGACT TCGACAAGCTCCAGTTTGAACCACCGCTCTGGAAGGAAACTGAGGCTCACTCTGAGATG GATGTCAGCAAAGATAATGACTTCCCGTCCCCCTGGAGTCCCTTTGCAGAGGGAGGGATAACCACCAG gggaCACATCACTCATCTGGAAGATGCCTTTGAAGAAGTAGAGCT gTCAACTCTTAAGCCAggtgttcctcctcctctgcctccaaaG CCACGACTGAACAGCTCGTCAGAGGAAATCGGCCTTAATGATGAAAAGTCTCTGACAGTACGGAGGTTCCCTAACTCTGAGAACGGACCCAGCCAGGCGTCCCGCAGACAGAGCACACCCGAGCAGGGCAACAAGCTGGATCACTCCTCTCCAGATTTCCTCTCAGCCAGTGTCAGCAGTCCCGGCCTTTTGTCGCACGCCTCTGATCCTG ATAATGATTCAGAAGGCAGCGTAAATGGCGGCAGTCCCAAACCACTGCCCAACCGGCCACAccggaaggagaagaaggaattCCCT AAACCAGCTATCAATGGCCTGCCACCCACTCCCAAAGTGCTG atgggagccTGTTTCTCTAAAGTGTTTGATGGCTGTCCATTGAAGATCAACTGTGCCACATCGTGGATTCATCCGGACACCAAAG ATCAGTACCTCATCTTTGGCACGGAGGATGGCATCTACACGCTGAACCTTAACGAGCTGCATGAAGCCACGATGGAGCAG CTCTTCCCCAGGAAGTGCACGTGGCTGTACGTTATCAACAACAACCTGATGTCTTTATCTG AAG gGAAAACCTTCCAGCTGTACTCCCACAATCTCATCGGCCTGTTTGAGCAGCTGAAGAAGCCCGGCCTGGCCGCTCAGTTCCAGACTCACCGGTTCCCGGATAAAATTTTGCCCAG GAGATTTGCCTTGACGACGAAGATTCCCGACACAAAGGGCTGTCACAAGTGCTGCATCG TGAGAAACCCATACACAGGCCACAAGTACCTGTGTGGAGCTCTTCAGTCTGGGATCGTCCTGTTGCAGTGGTATGAGCCTATGCAGAGGTTTATGCTCATCAAG CACTTTGACTTCCCTCTTCCCAGTCCGCTCAAGGTGTTTGAGATGCTGGTGGTCCCCGAGCAGGAGTATCCTCTGGTGTGTGTGGCCATCAGCCAGGGCACCGAGCCGGGCCAGGTGGTCCGCTTTGAGACGATCAACCTcaactcctgctcctcctggttCACAGAAATGGGAACAA GTAATCAGCAGGTGGATGCGATCCATGTCACCCAGCTGGAGAGAGACacagtgttggtgtgtttggACC AAAATTTGAAGATTGTGAATCTCCAGGGCCGACTCAAGTCCAACAAGAAGCTGGCTTCTGAGCTCAGCTTTGACTTCTGCATCGAATCTGTTG TGTGCCTTCAGGACAGCGTGCTGGCCTTCTGGAAACATGGCATGCAGGGAAAGAGCTTCAAGTCCAACGAG
- the map4k5 gene encoding mitogen-activated protein kinase kinase kinase kinase 5 isoform X2: MDIFPRPSGEIQRRNPQHDFELIQRVGSGTYGDVYKARNIQTGELAAVKIIKLEPGDDFSIIQQEIFMVKECMHHNIVAYFGSYLCREKLWICMEYCGGGSLQDIYHVTGPLSELQIAYVCRETIQGLGYLHTKGKMHRDIKGANILLTDNGDVKLADFGVAAKITATIAKRKSFIGTPYWMAPEVAAVEKNGGYNQLCDIWAVGITSIELAELQPPMFDLHPMRALFLMSKSSFQPPKLKDKNKWSAAFHNFVKVSLTKNPKKRPTAEKLLSHVFVSQTGLTRRLAVDLLDKMNNPDNHQHYSEVDDDDLEPLSAVRHTIRSTNKHGRSERTRSEIDSNNGTDQGGELSSPSFTEGHRGDAVDKLQFEPPLWKETEAHSEMDVSKDNDFPSPWSPFAEGGITTRGHITHLEDAFEEVELSTLKPGVPPPLPPKPRLNSSSEEIGLNDEKSLTVRRFPNSENGPSQASRRQSTPEQGNKLDHSSPDFLSASVSSPGLLSHASDPDNDSEGSVNGGSPKPLPNRPHRKEKKEFPKPAINGLPPTPKVLMGACFSKVFDGCPLKINCATSWIHPDTKDQYLIFGTEDGIYTLNLNELHEATMEQLFPRKCTWLYVINNNLMSLSGKTFQLYSHNLIGLFEQLKKPGLAAQFQTHRFPDKILPRRFALTTKIPDTKGCHKCCIVRNPYTGHKYLCGALQSGIVLLQWYEPMQRFMLIKHFDFPLPSPLKVFEMLVVPEQEYPLVCVAISQGTEPGQVVRFETINLNSCSSWFTEMGTSNQQVDAIHVTQLERDTVLVCLDQNLKIVNLQGRLKSNKKLASELSFDFCIESVVCLQDSVLAFWKHGMQGKSFKSNEVTQEISDPSRVFRLLGSDRVVVLESRPTDNPTAQSNLYILAGHENSY, translated from the exons ATGGACATCTTCCCCCGGCCAAGCGGTGAAATCCAGAGGAGGAACCCTCAGCATGACTTCGAGCTCATTCAGAGGGTGGGAAGCGGTACATATGGAGACGTGTACAAG GCTCGAAACATTCAAACAGGAGAGCTTGCTGCTGTGAAGATCATAAAGTTGGAACCAG gGGATGACTTTTCCATCATTCAGCAGGAAATCTTCATGGTGAAGGAATGCATGCACCACAATATTGTGGCCTACTTTGGGAGCTACCTCTG TCGGGAGAAACTTTGGATATGTATGGAGTACTGTGGGGGAGGATCTCTGCAGGACATCTATCATG TGACCGGACCTCTGTCAGAGCTTCAGATTGCGTATGTCTGCAGAGAGACCATACAG GGTTTGGGATATCTTCACACCAAGGGCAAGATGCATCGTGACATTAAG GGTGCCAACATCCTCCTAACAGACAACGGTGATGTGAAGTTAG CTGACTTCGGAGTGGCAGCCAAAATAACAGCCACCATTGCCAAGAGAAAGTCCTTCATTGGAACACCTTATTG GATGGCTCCAGAAGTCGCAGCGGTGGAGAAGAACGGCGGGTACAACCAGCTGTGTGATATCTGGGCTGTTGGCATCACGTCCATCGAGCTGGCTGAGCTTCAGCCTCCGATGTTTGACCTGCATCCAATGAG GGCCCTGTTTCTGATGTCAAAGAGTAGCTTCCAGCCTCCGAAgctaaaagacaaaaacaaatg GTCTGCTGCCTTCCATAACTTTGTCAAAGTGTCTCTAACAAAGAATCCAAAGAAGCGGCCCACAGCGGAAAAACTTCTGTCG catgtgtttgtgtcccaGACGGGTTTGACGAGGAGGCTCGCTGTCGACCTTCTAGATAAGATGAACAACCCGGACAACCACCAGCATTACAGCGAAGTGGACGACGATGACCTTGAG CCCCTCTCTGCCGTCAGACACACCATCCGCTCCACCAACAAACACGGCAGATCGGAGAGGACGCGCTCAGAGATTGACT CAAACAATGGAACAGACCAAGGAGGGGAACTCTCAAGTCCTAGCTTCACTGAGGGACACAGGGGGGATGCAG TCGACAAGCTCCAGTTTGAACCACCGCTCTGGAAGGAAACTGAGGCTCACTCTGAGATG GATGTCAGCAAAGATAATGACTTCCCGTCCCCCTGGAGTCCCTTTGCAGAGGGAGGGATAACCACCAG gggaCACATCACTCATCTGGAAGATGCCTTTGAAGAAGTAGAGCT gTCAACTCTTAAGCCAggtgttcctcctcctctgcctccaaaG CCACGACTGAACAGCTCGTCAGAGGAAATCGGCCTTAATGATGAAAAGTCTCTGACAGTACGGAGGTTCCCTAACTCTGAGAACGGACCCAGCCAGGCGTCCCGCAGACAGAGCACACCCGAGCAGGGCAACAAGCTGGATCACTCCTCTCCAGATTTCCTCTCAGCCAGTGTCAGCAGTCCCGGCCTTTTGTCGCACGCCTCTGATCCTG ATAATGATTCAGAAGGCAGCGTAAATGGCGGCAGTCCCAAACCACTGCCCAACCGGCCACAccggaaggagaagaaggaattCCCT AAACCAGCTATCAATGGCCTGCCACCCACTCCCAAAGTGCTG atgggagccTGTTTCTCTAAAGTGTTTGATGGCTGTCCATTGAAGATCAACTGTGCCACATCGTGGATTCATCCGGACACCAAAG ATCAGTACCTCATCTTTGGCACGGAGGATGGCATCTACACGCTGAACCTTAACGAGCTGCATGAAGCCACGATGGAGCAG CTCTTCCCCAGGAAGTGCACGTGGCTGTACGTTATCAACAACAACCTGATGTCTTTATCTG gGAAAACCTTCCAGCTGTACTCCCACAATCTCATCGGCCTGTTTGAGCAGCTGAAGAAGCCCGGCCTGGCCGCTCAGTTCCAGACTCACCGGTTCCCGGATAAAATTTTGCCCAG GAGATTTGCCTTGACGACGAAGATTCCCGACACAAAGGGCTGTCACAAGTGCTGCATCG TGAGAAACCCATACACAGGCCACAAGTACCTGTGTGGAGCTCTTCAGTCTGGGATCGTCCTGTTGCAGTGGTATGAGCCTATGCAGAGGTTTATGCTCATCAAG CACTTTGACTTCCCTCTTCCCAGTCCGCTCAAGGTGTTTGAGATGCTGGTGGTCCCCGAGCAGGAGTATCCTCTGGTGTGTGTGGCCATCAGCCAGGGCACCGAGCCGGGCCAGGTGGTCCGCTTTGAGACGATCAACCTcaactcctgctcctcctggttCACAGAAATGGGAACAA GTAATCAGCAGGTGGATGCGATCCATGTCACCCAGCTGGAGAGAGACacagtgttggtgtgtttggACC AAAATTTGAAGATTGTGAATCTCCAGGGCCGACTCAAGTCCAACAAGAAGCTGGCTTCTGAGCTCAGCTTTGACTTCTGCATCGAATCTGTTG TGTGCCTTCAGGACAGCGTGCTGGCCTTCTGGAAACATGGCATGCAGGGAAAGAGCTTCAAGTCCAACGAG
- the map4k5 gene encoding mitogen-activated protein kinase kinase kinase kinase 5 isoform X1 — translation MDIFPRPSGEIQRRNPQHDFELIQRVGSGTYGDVYKARNIQTGELAAVKIIKLEPGDDFSIIQQEIFMVKECMHHNIVAYFGSYLCREKLWICMEYCGGGSLQDIYHVTGPLSELQIAYVCRETIQGLGYLHTKGKMHRDIKGANILLTDNGDVKLADFGVAAKITATIAKRKSFIGTPYWMAPEVAAVEKNGGYNQLCDIWAVGITSIELAELQPPMFDLHPMRALFLMSKSSFQPPKLKDKNKWSAAFHNFVKVSLTKNPKKRPTAEKLLSHVFVSQTGLTRRLAVDLLDKMNNPDNHQHYSEVDDDDLEPLSAVRHTIRSTNKHGRSERTRSEIDSNNGTDQGGELSSPSFTEGHRGDAVDKLQFEPPLWKETEAHSEMDVSKDNDFPSPWSPFAEGGITTRGHITHLEDAFEEVELSTLKPGVPPPLPPKPRLNSSSEEIGLNDEKSLTVRRFPNSENGPSQASRRQSTPEQGNKLDHSSPDFLSASVSSPGLLSHASDPDNDSEGSVNGGSPKPLPNRPHRKEKKEFPKPAINGLPPTPKVLMGACFSKVFDGCPLKINCATSWIHPDTKDQYLIFGTEDGIYTLNLNELHEATMEQLFPRKCTWLYVINNNLMSLSEGKTFQLYSHNLIGLFEQLKKPGLAAQFQTHRFPDKILPRRFALTTKIPDTKGCHKCCIVRNPYTGHKYLCGALQSGIVLLQWYEPMQRFMLIKHFDFPLPSPLKVFEMLVVPEQEYPLVCVAISQGTEPGQVVRFETINLNSCSSWFTEMGTSNQQVDAIHVTQLERDTVLVCLDQNLKIVNLQGRLKSNKKLASELSFDFCIESVVCLQDSVLAFWKHGMQGKSFKSNEVTQEISDPSRVFRLLGSDRVVVLESRPTDNPTAQSNLYILAGHENSY, via the exons ATGGACATCTTCCCCCGGCCAAGCGGTGAAATCCAGAGGAGGAACCCTCAGCATGACTTCGAGCTCATTCAGAGGGTGGGAAGCGGTACATATGGAGACGTGTACAAG GCTCGAAACATTCAAACAGGAGAGCTTGCTGCTGTGAAGATCATAAAGTTGGAACCAG gGGATGACTTTTCCATCATTCAGCAGGAAATCTTCATGGTGAAGGAATGCATGCACCACAATATTGTGGCCTACTTTGGGAGCTACCTCTG TCGGGAGAAACTTTGGATATGTATGGAGTACTGTGGGGGAGGATCTCTGCAGGACATCTATCATG TGACCGGACCTCTGTCAGAGCTTCAGATTGCGTATGTCTGCAGAGAGACCATACAG GGTTTGGGATATCTTCACACCAAGGGCAAGATGCATCGTGACATTAAG GGTGCCAACATCCTCCTAACAGACAACGGTGATGTGAAGTTAG CTGACTTCGGAGTGGCAGCCAAAATAACAGCCACCATTGCCAAGAGAAAGTCCTTCATTGGAACACCTTATTG GATGGCTCCAGAAGTCGCAGCGGTGGAGAAGAACGGCGGGTACAACCAGCTGTGTGATATCTGGGCTGTTGGCATCACGTCCATCGAGCTGGCTGAGCTTCAGCCTCCGATGTTTGACCTGCATCCAATGAG GGCCCTGTTTCTGATGTCAAAGAGTAGCTTCCAGCCTCCGAAgctaaaagacaaaaacaaatg GTCTGCTGCCTTCCATAACTTTGTCAAAGTGTCTCTAACAAAGAATCCAAAGAAGCGGCCCACAGCGGAAAAACTTCTGTCG catgtgtttgtgtcccaGACGGGTTTGACGAGGAGGCTCGCTGTCGACCTTCTAGATAAGATGAACAACCCGGACAACCACCAGCATTACAGCGAAGTGGACGACGATGACCTTGAG CCCCTCTCTGCCGTCAGACACACCATCCGCTCCACCAACAAACACGGCAGATCGGAGAGGACGCGCTCAGAGATTGACT CAAACAATGGAACAGACCAAGGAGGGGAACTCTCAAGTCCTAGCTTCACTGAGGGACACAGGGGGGATGCAG TCGACAAGCTCCAGTTTGAACCACCGCTCTGGAAGGAAACTGAGGCTCACTCTGAGATG GATGTCAGCAAAGATAATGACTTCCCGTCCCCCTGGAGTCCCTTTGCAGAGGGAGGGATAACCACCAG gggaCACATCACTCATCTGGAAGATGCCTTTGAAGAAGTAGAGCT gTCAACTCTTAAGCCAggtgttcctcctcctctgcctccaaaG CCACGACTGAACAGCTCGTCAGAGGAAATCGGCCTTAATGATGAAAAGTCTCTGACAGTACGGAGGTTCCCTAACTCTGAGAACGGACCCAGCCAGGCGTCCCGCAGACAGAGCACACCCGAGCAGGGCAACAAGCTGGATCACTCCTCTCCAGATTTCCTCTCAGCCAGTGTCAGCAGTCCCGGCCTTTTGTCGCACGCCTCTGATCCTG ATAATGATTCAGAAGGCAGCGTAAATGGCGGCAGTCCCAAACCACTGCCCAACCGGCCACAccggaaggagaagaaggaattCCCT AAACCAGCTATCAATGGCCTGCCACCCACTCCCAAAGTGCTG atgggagccTGTTTCTCTAAAGTGTTTGATGGCTGTCCATTGAAGATCAACTGTGCCACATCGTGGATTCATCCGGACACCAAAG ATCAGTACCTCATCTTTGGCACGGAGGATGGCATCTACACGCTGAACCTTAACGAGCTGCATGAAGCCACGATGGAGCAG CTCTTCCCCAGGAAGTGCACGTGGCTGTACGTTATCAACAACAACCTGATGTCTTTATCTG AAG gGAAAACCTTCCAGCTGTACTCCCACAATCTCATCGGCCTGTTTGAGCAGCTGAAGAAGCCCGGCCTGGCCGCTCAGTTCCAGACTCACCGGTTCCCGGATAAAATTTTGCCCAG GAGATTTGCCTTGACGACGAAGATTCCCGACACAAAGGGCTGTCACAAGTGCTGCATCG TGAGAAACCCATACACAGGCCACAAGTACCTGTGTGGAGCTCTTCAGTCTGGGATCGTCCTGTTGCAGTGGTATGAGCCTATGCAGAGGTTTATGCTCATCAAG CACTTTGACTTCCCTCTTCCCAGTCCGCTCAAGGTGTTTGAGATGCTGGTGGTCCCCGAGCAGGAGTATCCTCTGGTGTGTGTGGCCATCAGCCAGGGCACCGAGCCGGGCCAGGTGGTCCGCTTTGAGACGATCAACCTcaactcctgctcctcctggttCACAGAAATGGGAACAA GTAATCAGCAGGTGGATGCGATCCATGTCACCCAGCTGGAGAGAGACacagtgttggtgtgtttggACC AAAATTTGAAGATTGTGAATCTCCAGGGCCGACTCAAGTCCAACAAGAAGCTGGCTTCTGAGCTCAGCTTTGACTTCTGCATCGAATCTGTTG TGTGCCTTCAGGACAGCGTGCTGGCCTTCTGGAAACATGGCATGCAGGGAAAGAGCTTCAAGTCCAACGAG
- the map4k5 gene encoding mitogen-activated protein kinase kinase kinase kinase 5 isoform X4 yields MDIFPRPSGEIQRRNPQHDFELIQRVGSGTYGDVYKARNIQTGELAAVKIIKLEPGDDFSIIQQEIFMVKECMHHNIVAYFGSYLCREKLWICMEYCGGGSLQDIYHVTGPLSELQIAYVCRETIQGLGYLHTKGKMHRDIKGANILLTDNGDVKLADFGVAAKITATIAKRKSFIGTPYWMAPEVAAVEKNGGYNQLCDIWAVGITSIELAELQPPMFDLHPMRALFLMSKSSFQPPKLKDKNKWSAAFHNFVKVSLTKNPKKRPTAEKLLSHVFVSQTGLTRRLAVDLLDKMNNPDNHQHYSEVDDDDLEPLSAVRHTIRSTNKHGRSERTRSEIDFDKLQFEPPLWKETEAHSEMDVSKDNDFPSPWSPFAEGGITTRGHITHLEDAFEEVELSTLKPGVPPPLPPKPRLNSSSEEIGLNDEKSLTVRRFPNSENGPSQASRRQSTPEQGNKLDHSSPDFLSASVSSPGLLSHASDPDNDSEGSVNGGSPKPLPNRPHRKEKKEFPKPAINGLPPTPKVLMGACFSKVFDGCPLKINCATSWIHPDTKDQYLIFGTEDGIYTLNLNELHEATMEQLFPRKCTWLYVINNNLMSLSGKTFQLYSHNLIGLFEQLKKPGLAAQFQTHRFPDKILPRRFALTTKIPDTKGCHKCCIVRNPYTGHKYLCGALQSGIVLLQWYEPMQRFMLIKHFDFPLPSPLKVFEMLVVPEQEYPLVCVAISQGTEPGQVVRFETINLNSCSSWFTEMGTSNQQVDAIHVTQLERDTVLVCLDQNLKIVNLQGRLKSNKKLASELSFDFCIESVVCLQDSVLAFWKHGMQGKSFKSNEVTQEISDPSRVFRLLGSDRVVVLESRPTDNPTAQSNLYILAGHENSY; encoded by the exons ATGGACATCTTCCCCCGGCCAAGCGGTGAAATCCAGAGGAGGAACCCTCAGCATGACTTCGAGCTCATTCAGAGGGTGGGAAGCGGTACATATGGAGACGTGTACAAG GCTCGAAACATTCAAACAGGAGAGCTTGCTGCTGTGAAGATCATAAAGTTGGAACCAG gGGATGACTTTTCCATCATTCAGCAGGAAATCTTCATGGTGAAGGAATGCATGCACCACAATATTGTGGCCTACTTTGGGAGCTACCTCTG TCGGGAGAAACTTTGGATATGTATGGAGTACTGTGGGGGAGGATCTCTGCAGGACATCTATCATG TGACCGGACCTCTGTCAGAGCTTCAGATTGCGTATGTCTGCAGAGAGACCATACAG GGTTTGGGATATCTTCACACCAAGGGCAAGATGCATCGTGACATTAAG GGTGCCAACATCCTCCTAACAGACAACGGTGATGTGAAGTTAG CTGACTTCGGAGTGGCAGCCAAAATAACAGCCACCATTGCCAAGAGAAAGTCCTTCATTGGAACACCTTATTG GATGGCTCCAGAAGTCGCAGCGGTGGAGAAGAACGGCGGGTACAACCAGCTGTGTGATATCTGGGCTGTTGGCATCACGTCCATCGAGCTGGCTGAGCTTCAGCCTCCGATGTTTGACCTGCATCCAATGAG GGCCCTGTTTCTGATGTCAAAGAGTAGCTTCCAGCCTCCGAAgctaaaagacaaaaacaaatg GTCTGCTGCCTTCCATAACTTTGTCAAAGTGTCTCTAACAAAGAATCCAAAGAAGCGGCCCACAGCGGAAAAACTTCTGTCG catgtgtttgtgtcccaGACGGGTTTGACGAGGAGGCTCGCTGTCGACCTTCTAGATAAGATGAACAACCCGGACAACCACCAGCATTACAGCGAAGTGGACGACGATGACCTTGAG CCCCTCTCTGCCGTCAGACACACCATCCGCTCCACCAACAAACACGGCAGATCGGAGAGGACGCGCTCAGAGATTGACT TCGACAAGCTCCAGTTTGAACCACCGCTCTGGAAGGAAACTGAGGCTCACTCTGAGATG GATGTCAGCAAAGATAATGACTTCCCGTCCCCCTGGAGTCCCTTTGCAGAGGGAGGGATAACCACCAG gggaCACATCACTCATCTGGAAGATGCCTTTGAAGAAGTAGAGCT gTCAACTCTTAAGCCAggtgttcctcctcctctgcctccaaaG CCACGACTGAACAGCTCGTCAGAGGAAATCGGCCTTAATGATGAAAAGTCTCTGACAGTACGGAGGTTCCCTAACTCTGAGAACGGACCCAGCCAGGCGTCCCGCAGACAGAGCACACCCGAGCAGGGCAACAAGCTGGATCACTCCTCTCCAGATTTCCTCTCAGCCAGTGTCAGCAGTCCCGGCCTTTTGTCGCACGCCTCTGATCCTG ATAATGATTCAGAAGGCAGCGTAAATGGCGGCAGTCCCAAACCACTGCCCAACCGGCCACAccggaaggagaagaaggaattCCCT AAACCAGCTATCAATGGCCTGCCACCCACTCCCAAAGTGCTG atgggagccTGTTTCTCTAAAGTGTTTGATGGCTGTCCATTGAAGATCAACTGTGCCACATCGTGGATTCATCCGGACACCAAAG ATCAGTACCTCATCTTTGGCACGGAGGATGGCATCTACACGCTGAACCTTAACGAGCTGCATGAAGCCACGATGGAGCAG CTCTTCCCCAGGAAGTGCACGTGGCTGTACGTTATCAACAACAACCTGATGTCTTTATCTG gGAAAACCTTCCAGCTGTACTCCCACAATCTCATCGGCCTGTTTGAGCAGCTGAAGAAGCCCGGCCTGGCCGCTCAGTTCCAGACTCACCGGTTCCCGGATAAAATTTTGCCCAG GAGATTTGCCTTGACGACGAAGATTCCCGACACAAAGGGCTGTCACAAGTGCTGCATCG TGAGAAACCCATACACAGGCCACAAGTACCTGTGTGGAGCTCTTCAGTCTGGGATCGTCCTGTTGCAGTGGTATGAGCCTATGCAGAGGTTTATGCTCATCAAG CACTTTGACTTCCCTCTTCCCAGTCCGCTCAAGGTGTTTGAGATGCTGGTGGTCCCCGAGCAGGAGTATCCTCTGGTGTGTGTGGCCATCAGCCAGGGCACCGAGCCGGGCCAGGTGGTCCGCTTTGAGACGATCAACCTcaactcctgctcctcctggttCACAGAAATGGGAACAA GTAATCAGCAGGTGGATGCGATCCATGTCACCCAGCTGGAGAGAGACacagtgttggtgtgtttggACC AAAATTTGAAGATTGTGAATCTCCAGGGCCGACTCAAGTCCAACAAGAAGCTGGCTTCTGAGCTCAGCTTTGACTTCTGCATCGAATCTGTTG TGTGCCTTCAGGACAGCGTGCTGGCCTTCTGGAAACATGGCATGCAGGGAAAGAGCTTCAAGTCCAACGAG